Proteins encoded within one genomic window of Nordella sp. HKS 07:
- a CDS encoding DUF1772 domain-containing protein translates to MSLFALVTFLCALGAGLTAGIFYAFSTFVMAALARLPPADGIAAMNSINVAVINPWFMAVFLGTPLLCAVAAVLALTNWSSSGSALILAAALLYVAGSFLVTIIFNVPLNDALATVTPASSEGALIWQRYLAEWTFWNHVRTAAPIAAMAFFIIGLLLQRNSAV, encoded by the coding sequence ATGAGCCTGTTTGCCTTGGTGACCTTTCTCTGCGCGCTTGGTGCCGGCCTCACCGCCGGAATCTTCTATGCCTTCTCGACTTTCGTGATGGCGGCGCTCGCCCGCCTGCCGCCCGCCGACGGCATCGCGGCGATGAATTCCATCAATGTCGCGGTGATCAATCCGTGGTTCATGGCGGTGTTTTTGGGCACGCCGCTGCTCTGCGCTGTCGCGGCCGTACTGGCGCTCACGAACTGGAGCTCCTCGGGCAGCGCCCTCATTCTCGCCGCCGCTCTTCTTTATGTCGCAGGCTCATTCCTGGTGACGATTATCTTCAATGTCCCCTTGAACGACGCGCTGGCCACGGTCACGCCCGCCAGCAGCGAGGGCGCGCTAATATGGCAGCGCTATCTCGCGGAATGGACGTTCTGGAACCATGTGCGCACGGCGGCTCCGATCGCGGCCATGGCGTTCTTCATCATCGGACTGCTGCTGCAGAGAAATTCTGCTGTCTGA
- a CDS encoding TetR/AcrR family transcriptional regulator, which yields MSEIDTHQAIKDTALELLVRNGYRGASFGHIAEELGITRANIHYHFGGKQALVEEVLDDYVRVTLVTLREVWSVENSSLGDKIEAMIGVSRKRFQHFNAAGESGQPWSLISRLRQDADLLSAKGRQMLDHFGSELLAIFAAALATAAARGELADNARPADAALILAAIADNAAPITLTEGGFERLETVYRGLQRMIEKA from the coding sequence ATGAGCGAGATCGACACCCACCAGGCCATCAAGGACACCGCCCTCGAGCTTCTCGTGCGCAACGGCTATCGCGGCGCCAGCTTCGGCCACATCGCCGAGGAGCTCGGCATCACGCGCGCCAATATCCACTACCATTTCGGCGGCAAGCAAGCCCTCGTCGAGGAGGTGCTGGATGACTATGTGCGGGTGACGCTCGTCACCTTGCGGGAGGTCTGGTCGGTGGAGAATTCGAGCCTCGGCGACAAGATCGAGGCGATGATCGGCGTCAGCCGCAAGCGCTTCCAACATTTCAACGCGGCCGGTGAAAGCGGGCAGCCCTGGAGCCTCATCTCGCGTCTGCGCCAGGATGCCGACCTCCTCAGCGCCAAGGGCCGGCAGATGCTCGATCATTTCGGCAGCGAATTGTTGGCGATCTTCGCCGCGGCGCTGGCGACGGCGGCGGCGCGCGGCGAGCTCGCCGACAATGCGCGGCCCGCCGACGCGGCTTTGATCCTGGCGGCGATCGCCGACAATGCAGCGCCAATCACGCTCACCGAAGGAGGCTTCGAGCGCCTGGAAACAGTCTATCGCGGCCTGCAAAGGATGATCGAAAAGGCCTGA
- a CDS encoding RidA family protein — MYLEFFSATDGDTPEVVRAGNLVFVGGLYAGDGATDVKAEAGAIFERLKALLAQAGATLADVVKHNIYFSSSPDDLSIAHFMAELDEVRSTYFTYPGPTTTEINCGLDRAVARLMIDAWAVIGAEREVLDPPAHWRWPKPSPFVHGWKVGNMLFLGGQRALDRDGRLLGLGDIEIQTDEAFRNLDTMLKAGGGDRRNLMRQNTYFRFFGEGRAVTDYWEKMTAVRRRYMSVPSAAGAGLRIESLSLADELIQVEGIGVLGDEKQRLQPAGHWDWSIPGNQFTQGWKIGRLAFIGGQISADARARAVGHDMETQSRNVFNFIRRTLAEAGLDETHVAKLYIYYHAEGSWADIAAEREVIARVQREFYPSPGPVVTALRVAGFAFEDLLIEIEALAVTRD, encoded by the coding sequence GTGTATTTGGAGTTTTTCTCCGCCACGGACGGCGACACGCCGGAGGTCGTACGGGCCGGCAATCTGGTTTTTGTCGGCGGGCTCTACGCCGGCGATGGCGCGACCGATGTGAAGGCCGAGGCCGGTGCGATCTTCGAGCGCCTGAAAGCGCTTCTCGCCCAGGCCGGCGCCACGCTGGCCGATGTCGTGAAGCACAATATCTATTTCAGCTCATCGCCCGACGACCTCTCTATCGCGCACTTCATGGCCGAGCTCGACGAGGTGCGCAGCACCTATTTCACCTATCCCGGCCCCACCACGACCGAGATCAATTGCGGCCTCGACCGCGCCGTCGCCCGCCTCATGATCGATGCCTGGGCCGTCATCGGGGCCGAGCGCGAGGTGCTCGATCCGCCGGCACATTGGCGCTGGCCAAAGCCTTCGCCTTTCGTCCACGGCTGGAAGGTCGGCAATATGCTGTTCCTTGGCGGCCAGCGCGCCCTCGACCGCGACGGCCGTCTCCTCGGCCTGGGCGATATCGAGATCCAGACTGATGAGGCCTTCCGCAATCTCGACACGATGCTGAAGGCGGGCGGCGGCGACCGCCGCAATCTGATGCGCCAGAACACCTATTTCCGGTTCTTCGGCGAAGGCCGCGCCGTCACCGACTATTGGGAGAAGATGACGGCCGTGCGCCGGCGTTATATGTCGGTGCCCTCGGCCGCCGGCGCCGGCTTGCGCATAGAGAGCCTGAGCCTCGCCGACGAGCTCATCCAGGTCGAAGGCATCGGCGTCCTTGGCGACGAAAAGCAGCGCCTGCAGCCCGCCGGTCACTGGGACTGGAGCATTCCCGGCAACCAGTTCACGCAAGGCTGGAAGATCGGCCGGCTTGCTTTCATCGGCGGCCAGATCTCGGCCGACGCCAGGGCGCGCGCAGTGGGCCATGACATGGAGACGCAGTCGCGCAATGTCTTCAATTTCATCCGCCGGACGCTCGCCGAAGCGGGCCTCGACGAGACGCATGTCGCCAAGCTCTATATCTACTACCACGCCGAGGGCAGCTGGGCTGATATCGCGGCGGAGCGCGAGGTGATCGCCCGCGTGCAGCGCGAATTCTATCCATCGCCCGGTCCGGTGGTGACGGCCTTGCGCGTCGCGGGCTTCGCCTTCGAGGATCTCCTGATCGAGATCGAGGCTCTGGCAGTGACACGCGACTGA
- a CDS encoding Xaa-Pro peptidase family protein, translating to MAKEDFTLAEFADRLGRVRARMAERGLDWLIAVHPASIHWLTGSDAKSYQEFQCLLIGAASEPLRILTRHGEVNEFETCSLADEVFGFGGGETEDPIAAFARLARRHGLLGSRIGLEVPAFYLHPYHYLALRDLLGPDRVVDASDLIADLKLVKSAAEQACIREASALCDKGLERFIAELRPGASELALAGAVYETLLKQDSGIAASPINLVSGPRSAFSHGAPTGRRLAAGDFGNIEFGATAKRYTATIGRQFALGPPTRRMRELYDTVRRASDAMIAAIRAGVPASVPHEAAKRVITAAGLEPYRVHLSGYSLGPGFPPSWAESLALIGASAHRLEAGMVVTIEPPVFIGKEGLGARIIDNVLVTETGAELLSGVSRDLIIV from the coding sequence ATGGCCAAGGAGGACTTCACCCTTGCCGAATTCGCCGACCGACTCGGCCGCGTCAGGGCCCGCATGGCCGAACGTGGCCTTGACTGGCTCATCGCCGTCCATCCGGCCTCCATCCACTGGCTGACCGGCAGCGACGCCAAGAGCTATCAGGAATTCCAGTGCCTTCTCATCGGCGCGGCAAGCGAGCCGCTGCGGATATTGACGCGCCACGGCGAGGTGAATGAATTCGAGACCTGCTCGCTCGCCGACGAGGTGTTTGGCTTCGGCGGCGGCGAGACAGAGGATCCCATCGCCGCCTTCGCTCGTCTTGCACGCCGGCACGGGCTCCTGGGCTCGCGCATCGGTCTCGAAGTGCCGGCTTTCTATCTCCATCCCTATCACTATCTGGCGCTGCGCGATCTGTTGGGGCCTGACCGTGTTGTCGATGCGAGCGATCTCATCGCCGATCTCAAGCTCGTGAAGTCTGCGGCCGAGCAGGCCTGTATCCGCGAGGCTTCGGCGCTCTGCGATAAGGGGCTCGAACGTTTTATCGCCGAGCTCAGGCCCGGCGCATCCGAGCTGGCGCTGGCGGGTGCGGTCTACGAAACGCTTCTCAAGCAGGACAGCGGTATCGCCGCGAGCCCGATCAATCTCGTGTCCGGCCCACGCTCGGCCTTCAGCCACGGCGCGCCGACCGGGCGCCGCCTGGCGGCCGGTGATTTCGGCAATATCGAATTCGGCGCCACCGCCAAACGCTACACCGCGACCATCGGCCGGCAATTTGCGCTGGGTCCGCCGACGCGGCGCATGCGCGAGCTCTATGATACGGTGCGTCGCGCTTCCGACGCGATGATCGCCGCGATCCGCGCCGGCGTGCCGGCCAGCGTGCCTCATGAGGCGGCCAAGCGCGTGATCACCGCGGCGGGGCTCGAGCCCTACCGCGTGCATCTGTCGGGCTACAGCCTCGGCCCCGGTTTCCCGCCGAGCTGGGCCGAGAGCCTGGCGCTGATCGGCGCGAGCGCCCATCGTCTGGAGGCCGGCATGGTGGTCACCATCGAGCCGCCGGTCTTCATCGGAAAGGAAGGATTGGGAGCGCGCATCATCGACAATGTGCTGGTGACCGAGACCGGGGCGGAACTTCTCAGCGGTGTGTCCCGTGATCTCATCATCGTGTAG
- a CDS encoding amino acid ABC transporter permease produces the protein MNYNFRFEILLRYQDEIISGVLLTLQLSVLTMILGLLIGLCVAIASNHPARSLNVPARIYVEAIRNTPLLVQLFIVFFGLPSLGIRLSADLAAVIALSINMGAYAAEILRAGFESVRRSQIEAGRSLGLTAAQTFRHVVLFQAMKAIYPALASQFVLIMLATCVVSSIGVTELFHQAAFIDSRTYRSFEAYTLITLSYLLLTLAFRALFAAIYWLVFVRRPAR, from the coding sequence ATGAACTATAATTTCCGCTTCGAGATTCTGCTGCGCTACCAGGACGAGATTATTTCGGGCGTGCTGCTCACGCTCCAGCTTTCTGTCCTCACCATGATCCTCGGCCTGCTCATCGGCCTATGTGTCGCCATCGCCTCGAACCATCCCGCCAGATCCCTTAATGTTCCGGCGCGCATCTATGTCGAGGCGATACGCAACACGCCGCTGCTGGTGCAGCTCTTCATCGTCTTCTTCGGCCTTCCCTCGCTTGGCATAAGGCTCAGCGCCGATCTCGCCGCGGTGATCGCCCTCTCGATCAATATGGGCGCCTATGCTGCGGAGATCCTGCGCGCCGGCTTCGAATCGGTGCGCCGCAGCCAGATCGAGGCCGGCCGCTCGCTCGGTCTCACCGCCGCCCAGACCTTCCGCCATGTCGTGCTGTTCCAGGCGATGAAGGCGATCTATCCGGCACTCGCCAGCCAGTTCGTGCTCATCATGCTCGCCACCTGCGTCGTTTCCTCCATCGGCGTCACCGAGCTCTTTCACCAGGCCGCCTTCATCGATTCGCGCACCTATCGCTCCTTCGAGGCCTATACGCTGATTACCCTCTCTTATCTCCTGCTCACCTTGGCCTTCCGCGCCCTCTTCGCGGCGATCTACTGGCTCGTCTTCGTCAGGAGGCCGGCCCGATGA
- a CDS encoding amino acid ABC transporter permease produces the protein MIREFAGADVVYLLLAARWTVALALIAMLGGGLLGLVIAALRIVPFRPANWLALLYINLIQGTPLLGQLFVFFFGLPLIGIQVDAWTAAAISLSLYAAAFFGEIWRGALQSVSPRQWEAGASLGLTYGQRLFYVVLPQALRVAVAPTVGFLVQLVKNTSLTALIGFVELTRAGQIISGATFAPLRVYLVVAAVYFVLCFSLSQMSRRLERRLHAAR, from the coding sequence ATGATCCGCGAATTCGCCGGCGCCGATGTCGTCTACCTGCTGCTCGCGGCGCGCTGGACGGTGGCGCTTGCTTTGATCGCCATGCTGGGCGGCGGTCTTCTCGGCCTCGTCATCGCCGCCCTGCGCATCGTGCCTTTCAGGCCCGCCAACTGGCTGGCACTTCTCTATATCAATCTCATCCAGGGTACGCCGCTTCTGGGCCAGCTCTTCGTCTTTTTCTTCGGCCTGCCGCTCATCGGCATCCAGGTCGACGCCTGGACGGCGGCGGCGATTTCGCTCTCGCTTTATGCCGCCGCTTTCTTCGGCGAGATCTGGCGCGGTGCCCTGCAATCCGTGTCGCCCCGCCAATGGGAGGCGGGCGCCTCCCTGGGGCTGACCTATGGCCAGCGCCTGTTCTATGTCGTGCTGCCGCAGGCCCTGCGCGTCGCGGTAGCGCCCACCGTCGGGTTCTTGGTGCAGCTCGTGAAGAACACCTCGCTCACCGCCCTCATCGGCTTCGTCGAATTGACGCGCGCCGGGCAGATCATCTCGGGCGCCACTTTCGCGCCCTTGCGCGTCTATCTTGTCGTCGCCGCCGTCTATTTCGTCCTGTGCTTCTCGCTGTCGCAAATGAGCCGGCGGCTCGAAAGGAGACTCCATGCTGCTCGTTGA
- a CDS encoding amino acid ABC transporter ATP-binding protein, with the protein MLLVELTRIRKAFGPVEVLKDVSLNVEKGEIVAIIGRSGSGKSTLLRCINGLEQVQAGKILVAGIDVTAKDADLNMLRQRAGMVFQSYNLFPHLDVERNVTLALKLVKKLDQERARAIAREVVAKVGLAEKLHAYPDELSGGQQQRVAIARSLAMQPALMLFDEITSALDPELVGEVLRVLEGVAKEGMTMMLVTHEMNFARNVADRVIFMHEGRIHEDGPAREILQKPRTAELGSFLSAVLH; encoded by the coding sequence ATGCTGCTCGTTGAGCTCACCCGGATCCGCAAGGCCTTCGGCCCGGTCGAGGTGCTGAAGGACGTGTCGCTGAACGTCGAGAAGGGCGAGATCGTCGCCATCATCGGCCGTTCGGGCTCCGGCAAGTCGACGCTCTTGCGCTGCATCAACGGGCTGGAGCAGGTGCAGGCGGGCAAGATCCTCGTCGCCGGCATCGATGTCACCGCCAAGGACGCCGATCTCAATATGCTGCGCCAGAGGGCCGGCATGGTGTTCCAGAGCTATAATCTGTTTCCCCATCTCGATGTCGAGCGCAATGTCACCCTCGCCTTGAAGCTGGTGAAGAAGCTCGATCAGGAGAGGGCGCGCGCCATCGCACGCGAGGTCGTGGCGAAGGTCGGCCTCGCCGAGAAGCTCCATGCCTATCCGGACGAATTGTCGGGCGGCCAGCAGCAGCGCGTCGCCATCGCCCGCTCGCTCGCCATGCAGCCGGCTTTGATGCTGTTCGACGAAATTACTTCCGCACTGGACCCTGAGCTCGTGGGCGAGGTGCTGCGCGTCCTCGAAGGTGTGGCCAAGGAGGGCATGACCATGATGCTCGTTACCCATGAGATGAACTTTGCCAGGAACGTCGCCGACCGCGTGATCTTCATGCATGAGGGCCGCATCCATGAGGATGGCCCCGCGCGCGAGATCCTGCAGAAGCCGCGTACGGCGGAACTCGGAAGCTTTCTGAGTGCCGTGCTTCACTAA
- a CDS encoding transporter substrate-binding domain-containing protein, giving the protein MRHLTKLIFALLLAGLFAALPAKAADLQQIIKNGVVRIGVPIDVPPFGSVDKNNEAVGLDVDMAKNIAGALGVKLELQQITGANRVPYLATDKLDIVIAAMGATPERALQIAFTSPYAALSIGVFGPDSIAVTKPSELTDQTIAVARGTTQDLELTKAAPNAKIIRFDDDATAAAAFTSGQAQLSRHGRRRRQGHDGQGPEAAVETQIHPAILALLYRHSAGQPGTAAVARHLYPSGPARRLALGTVREMDRHAAAGQFPEHVGRSFPKASPLPLQERGNQLPPPASTVCSRSC; this is encoded by the coding sequence ATGAGACATCTGACCAAGTTGATATTCGCCTTACTGCTGGCCGGGCTCTTTGCCGCTCTGCCGGCCAAAGCCGCCGACCTCCAGCAGATCATCAAGAATGGCGTGGTGCGCATCGGAGTGCCGATCGACGTGCCGCCTTTCGGCTCCGTCGACAAGAACAACGAGGCGGTCGGCCTCGATGTCGACATGGCGAAGAACATCGCCGGAGCTTTGGGTGTGAAGCTCGAACTGCAGCAGATCACCGGCGCCAACCGCGTGCCCTATCTCGCCACCGACAAGCTCGACATCGTCATCGCCGCCATGGGCGCCACGCCTGAGCGCGCCCTGCAGATCGCCTTCACCTCGCCCTATGCGGCGCTCTCCATCGGCGTCTTCGGGCCGGACAGCATCGCGGTGACGAAGCCTTCCGAGCTCACCGACCAGACGATCGCTGTGGCCCGCGGCACGACCCAGGATCTCGAGCTCACCAAGGCGGCGCCCAATGCCAAGATCATCCGCTTCGATGATGACGCGACCGCCGCGGCGGCCTTCACCTCGGGCCAGGCGCAGCTTTCTCGCCACGGCCGACGTCGTCGCCAAGGACATGATGGACAAGGACCCGAAGCTGCAGTTGAAACCCAAATTCATCCTGCAATTCTCGCCCTGCTATATCGGCATTCAGCAGGGCAGCCCGGAACTGCTGCGGTGGCTCGACACCTATATCCATCTGGGCCTGCTCGACGGCTCGCTCTCGGCACTGTCCGTGAAATGGATCGGCACGCCGCTGCCGGCCAATTTCCCGAGCATGTAGGGCGGTCCTTTCCAAAAGCTTCCCCTCTCCCTTTGCAGGAGAGGGGAAATCAATTGCCCCCGCCGGCCTCGACTGTATGCTCACGCTCATGCTGA